The sequence CAGCGGGGGATGGACGAAGAACGCGAGCATCGGCAGCAGCGCGACGGCCGCCAGCGGCAGGGTGATCCGGTCCCTGGCCTCCGGGCCGAGCAGCGACCCGGCGGCCATCTGACCGACGACGGTGCCGGCCGGCATCGCGGCCAGGAAGATGCCGTAGCCGACCGATCCGGCGCCGGAATCGGCCGCGAACGGCACCGCCACCCCCTCGGCGACCCCGAAGAACATCGGCGGCACCCACCACATCAGCAGCAGCGCCCTGATCCGTGGCTGCGACAGCAACCGGCCGCTCGCCGCGAGCGACTCGCGCATCAGCGCCGCCCCCCGGGTGTCGCGGGCCGGCCGGGGCAGCGTGCCGAACCGCAGCAGCAGCGCCGAGCACAGGAACGTGCACACGGTGATGTAGAGGGTCTGGCGCGGGGTGAGCCAGGCGACCACCAGGCCGGCCACGCCGAAGCCGATGATCTGCGAGGTCTGGGAGACCGTCGAGATCAGCGAGCGGCCCAGCACGTACAGGTCGCCGTCCAGGATCTCGGACAGGCTCGCGCCGCGGGTGCCGGTGAACAGCGGCGAGATGATCGAGACGCCCATCCGCAGCACCAGGAGCGCGGCGATCGGCATGTTCGGGATGACCATCAGGGCGACGCACGACGCCGACAGCAGGTCGCAGGTGACCAGCACCCGCCGGGCGGGGGCACGGTCGGTGATGCCGGACAGCAGCAGACCGCTCAGCGCGTACGGCAGCGTGGTCAGCGCGAAGACCAGCGCGGTGAGCAGCGCGGAGCCGGTCTGCCGGAACACCATGACCGCCAGGGCGACTTCGCAGAACATCGTGCCGAGCATCGAGAGCACATGGGCGGCGAACATCGCCCGGAACTCCCGTACCGCGAACACCGCGCCGTATCCGGCGCTTCTCTTCTTCTCCCCCTGGGTGTCGGGGGAGTTGTCCGAGCCCGACTGCGAGGAGTGGTTCCCCTCACGAGACGGGTGCTCGCTGTCCGTTGTCATGACATCACACTGGTGGCACTGGCCCCACCCGTCGTAGTCTTTCGGCTGCTGCCGAATCTTGGGGGGTGTGATGTCGCAGCGCATGCGCTTCACTGCCGAGGAACTGCTGCGCTGCCGTTTCGCGATCTCACCGTTGCGGGAGGCGCAGGGGGCGATCCGGACCCTCTCCCACCCGGACCGGCACGGCTATCACCTTCCGTGGCTGCGCCAGGTCCGTACGGTCGCCGCCGGCCTCGACCTGATCGCGTTCTGGTTGCTCACTCCGGGCAACGGCCACGGCCCCGACTTCCTCCACCCCGTCCCCGCGGTGCCGTTGGCCGCGCTGGAGGACGAGACCGCCGCGATACGCGCCACCGATCCGGAGGTCGCCCGGCAGCAGATCGCGCGGGCGCTGGCCCAGACCCCGGGCGCGAGGGACTCCCGTCGCGGCCGCGCCATGCTCGCCGACCCGGCCGGCACCGTACGGCAGTTGGCCGGGCAGTACGAACACGTGTGGTCCGCGCTGCTCGCGCCGCACTGGCCGCGGCTGCGGGCGGTGCTGGAGGCGGATGTCGCCTATCACGCGCGGCGGTTGGCCGACGGCGGCATGCAGCGGCTGTTCACCGGGCTGCATCCGCTGCTCAACTGGTCGGAGGGGGCGCTGTCGGTCGGCGGCGGCGTGCCGGAGAAGGAGCGGCTGCCCTCGCCCAGCGGCGGCCTGGTGCTGGTGCCCAGTGTCTTCTTCTGGCCCGAGGCGAGCAGCGCCTTCGACCCACCGTGGCAGCCGACCGTGGTCTACCCGGCCCGCGGGGTCGGCGGCCTGTGGGCGCGCACCGGGCCCAGCGCGTCCGACGCCCTGGTCCGGCTGCTGGGCGCCAACCGGGCCGCGATCCTCTCCGGCCTCGACGCGCCCACGACCACCACCGCCCTCGCGCACCGGCACGACCTGGCGATGTCCTCGGTCTCCGCCCACCTCGCGGTGCTGCGCGACGCCGGGCTGCTCAGGTCCCGCCGCTACGGCCACCAGGTGCTCTACGAACGCACCCCGCTGGGCATCGCGATGGCGACCGGCGGCCTGCTCTGAAACGTCCCACGTCCCGCGCCCATGACGTCATGCCGTCATCACGTCATGCCGTCACCGCGCCAGGAACCGCTCCACCGTCTCGACCTTCGAGGTGAGCCCGTCCGTCACCGACGGCCGGATGTCGGCCTTGAGCACCAGCGACACCCGGGGCGCGCGGGCCTCGACGGCGGCCACCGCGCGCCGTACGACGTCCATCACCTCGTCCCACTCGCCCTCGATCGAGGTGAACATCGCGTCGGTGCGGTTCGGCAGCCCGGACTCGCGGACCACCCGCACCGCGTCCGCGACGTACTCGCCGACGTCCTCGCCGACGCCCAGCGGGGTCACGGAGAAGGCGACGATCACGCGGAGGTCACCGCCTCGGCGTCCTGGTCGGAACCGGCCGAGCCCTCGGCCGCGGCCTGCTCCAGGGCCGCCCGCGCCGTCGCCACCGCGGTCTCGCACTCGCGCGCCAGCATCCGCTCCGCGAAGAAGCCGCCGGTGGGCAGCACCGACAGCACCAGGTAGAGCGCCGAGCGGCCGAGCGGCCAGCGCGCCCGGTTCCAGGCGTCGGCCCAGAAGAGCACGTAGATGATGAACAGGATGCCGTGCACCATGCCCATCACGGGCACGGCGTTGAAGTCCGTGGTGCTCTTCAGCACCACGCACACCAGCAGGATCACGAAGGACGCCGCCTCCGGGGCGGAGATCAGGCGCAGCCGGCGCAGAGCGGCGGCGGTCTTCAGTTCCACGGGAACCTCGCTGTCGAAAACGGTCGGGTGCGATGTGCGGACGGGCGGATGCGAAGGCCTTGTGAAGACGATCACAAACTCTTCTCCATTATCACCGGACCGTATCGATGACCCGCGCCCGGGGTGGGCAACCGCGCGACGGGCGATAACGTCCCTCTCCACGGAGCGCCGTCCGGCCACGGTGCCGGCGCACCGCGTCACCACCTGTACCTTCCGTTTCCGAGCGACCACCACCCACGGGGACCGACACCGATGAGCAGAGACTGGGACCGCAGGCACTGCGCCAGCAAGGGCCACATCACCTACGCGCCCGACGAGCCGGGCCTGCGCGAGCGGCTCCAGGCCAGGACCGCCGTGGGCACCGTCTGGCGCTGCCTGCGCTGCGGGGACTTCGTGCTCGGCGAGCCGCACGGCTCGGGGCCGGCCGAGCAGGCCCCGCTGGTGCCGCGCGGCCGGGCACTGCGCGACCTGTTCATCCTGCGTTTCCTCGCCGTCGAGCGGGTGCTGCGCGGGGTGCTGGTGATCCTGGCCGCCTGGGCGGTGTGGAAGTTCTCCAACTCCCAGGACGCGGTGCGCCGGCTCTTCGAGCAGGACCTCACCGTCTTCCGCCCGGTCGCCGACCACTTCGGCTACGACCTGGACCACTCCCCGGTCGTCGGCACCATCCAGAAGACCTTCGACTACAAGAAGTCGACCCTGCACGTGGTGGCCGGCGGCCTGCTCGGGTACGCCCTGATCGAGACGGTCGAGGGCGTCGGGCTGTGGTTCGGCAAGCGCTGGGCGGAGTACCTGGCGGTCATCGCCACCGCCGCGTTCCTGCCGATCGAGGTCTACGAACTCACCGAGAAGATGAGCGGGTTCAAGGTCGGCACGCTCGCGCTGAACGTCGTCGCGGTGCTCTACATCCTCATCGGCAAGCGGCTGTTCGGGCTGCGCGGCGGCCACGCGGCGTTCGAGGCGGCCCGGCGCGGGGAGTCGCTGATCGAGGTCGAGGCGGCGGCGGGCGCGGCGGACACCGCGGGCACGCCGGCCGGCGGGCTGTTCGGCGGTCAGGACGACGCCGGCAAGGCGCCGCTTCCGGTCCGGCGCCGCCCGTCGGCCGATACCGTGTGACCCATGGCCAACTTCCGGTTGCAGGGCACCCGCGTGCTCGCCGTCGACCTGGCGGGCGACGCGGTCAAGGCGAAGAACGGCGCCATGGTCGCCTACGACGGTGAGATGACCTTCAAGAAGATGACCGGCGGCGGCGAGGGCCTGCGCGGCCTGATGACCCGCCGCATCACCGGTGAGTCGATGGCCGTCATGGAGGTCAAGGGCCACGGCACCTGCTACTTCGCCGACCGCGCCACCGAGATCAACCTGGTCCGGCTCAGCGGCGAGAAGCTCTATGTCGAGGCGTCGAACCTGCTGGTCACCGAGCCGTCGCTGCGCACCGGCACCACCTTCACCGGGCTGCGCGGCGCCTCCCAGGGCAACGGCCTGTTCACCACCACCGTCGAGGGCAGCGGCCAGGCCGCGATCATGTCCGACGGCCCCGCGATCGTGCTGCGGGTCAGCGCGAAGACCCCGCTCGTGGTCGACCCGGGCGCGTACATCGCGCACACCGGGGGCCTGCGCCAGCAGCTCCAGGCCGCGGTCGGCTGGCGCACCCTGATCGGCGAGGGCTCGGGCGAGAGCTTCCAGCTCCGCTTCGAGGGCGAGGGCCTGGTCTACGTCCAGCCCAGCGAGCGCGTCACGGTCGGGGGGCAGCTGTAGTGCCGTTCACCCGGATCAACTCGAAGATGGTCGAGGCGCACATCGCGCCCGGGCAGCGGGTGTTCAGCCAGCGAGGCGCCATGCTCGCCTACCGCGGCCCGGTCACCTTCACGCCCAGCATCACCGGCGGCCAGGGCGGGGTGATGTCCATGATCGGCCGCCGCGTGGCCAACGAGGCCACCCCGCTGATGACCGTGGAGGTGCCGATCGGGCCCGGTGGCCCCGGCGGGACCCCGCCGGGCTCGGTGATGTTCGGCCACGGCGGCCACCACATCCACACCGTGGACCTCACCGGCGAGACGCTCTACGTGGAGGCCGACCGGCTGCTCGCCTTCGACGGCTCGCTCCGGCAGGGCACGATGTTCATGGGCTCGCAGGGCGGCGTGATGGGCGTGATCCGCGGCCAGGTCACCGGCCAGGGCCTGTTCACCACCACGCTGGCGGGAAAGGGCTCGGTCGCGTTCATGGCGCACGGCGGCGTCATCGAGCTGCCGATCACCGCCCGGGGCCCGGTCCATGTCGACCCGCAGGCGTATGTCGCGCACCGCGGCGACGTCCGCAACAAGCTGACCACCGCGCTCGGCTGGCGCGAGATGGTCGGCCGCGGCTCGGGCGAGGCGTTCCAGCTGGAGCTGTCCGGCAACGGCACGGTGTACGTACAGGCGTCGGAGGAGAAGCTGTGACGTCCCCGGAGTTCCACGGACACGCGGGCGCTTCCACGCCTCCGCCCCCGCCCTCGTCGCCGCCTTCCGTGCCGCCGCAGGTGCCGCCCGCGCCGCCGGGCGGGCCGGTGATCCATGACGCGTGGACGCTGCCGTCGAACGACAACGTCAACCCGTACGCCTTCAGCGTGGACCTGGACGGCCAGTGGTTCCTGCAG comes from Streptomyces sp. NBC_00448 and encodes:
- a CDS encoding MFS transporter; translated protein: MTTDSEHPSREGNHSSQSGSDNSPDTQGEKKRSAGYGAVFAVREFRAMFAAHVLSMLGTMFCEVALAVMVFRQTGSALLTALVFALTTLPYALSGLLLSGITDRAPARRVLVTCDLLSASCVALMVIPNMPIAALLVLRMGVSIISPLFTGTRGASLSEILDGDLYVLGRSLISTVSQTSQIIGFGVAGLVVAWLTPRQTLYITVCTFLCSALLLRFGTLPRPARDTRGAALMRESLAASGRLLSQPRIRALLLMWWVPPMFFGVAEGVAVPFAADSGAGSVGYGIFLAAMPAGTVVGQMAAGSLLGPEARDRITLPLAAVALLPMLAFFVHPPLPLAVGLLVLTGLCGAYALGMDRWFVQAVPLDMRGRAMTLLGTGLMTLQGIGLTAGGAVAEVVPPYAVVGGGGLVGTAGVFMVLRSVRRTGITREAAPAASEPV
- a CDS encoding ArsR/SmtB family transcription factor, whose protein sequence is MSQRMRFTAEELLRCRFAISPLREAQGAIRTLSHPDRHGYHLPWLRQVRTVAAGLDLIAFWLLTPGNGHGPDFLHPVPAVPLAALEDETAAIRATDPEVARQQIARALAQTPGARDSRRGRAMLADPAGTVRQLAGQYEHVWSALLAPHWPRLRAVLEADVAYHARRLADGGMQRLFTGLHPLLNWSEGALSVGGGVPEKERLPSPSGGLVLVPSVFFWPEASSAFDPPWQPTVVYPARGVGGLWARTGPSASDALVRLLGANRAAILSGLDAPTTTTALAHRHDLAMSSVSAHLAVLRDAGLLRSRRYGHQVLYERTPLGIAMATGGLL
- a CDS encoding MTH1187 family thiamine-binding protein, with the protein product MIVAFSVTPLGVGEDVGEYVADAVRVVRESGLPNRTDAMFTSIEGEWDEVMDVVRRAVAAVEARAPRVSLVLKADIRPSVTDGLTSKVETVERFLAR
- a CDS encoding DUF3817 domain-containing protein, whose product is MELKTAAALRRLRLISAPEAASFVILLVCVVLKSTTDFNAVPVMGMVHGILFIIYVLFWADAWNRARWPLGRSALYLVLSVLPTGGFFAERMLARECETAVATARAALEQAAAEGSAGSDQDAEAVTSA
- a CDS encoding DUF2127 domain-containing protein, with the translated sequence MSRDWDRRHCASKGHITYAPDEPGLRERLQARTAVGTVWRCLRCGDFVLGEPHGSGPAEQAPLVPRGRALRDLFILRFLAVERVLRGVLVILAAWAVWKFSNSQDAVRRLFEQDLTVFRPVADHFGYDLDHSPVVGTIQKTFDYKKSTLHVVAGGLLGYALIETVEGVGLWFGKRWAEYLAVIATAAFLPIEVYELTEKMSGFKVGTLALNVVAVLYILIGKRLFGLRGGHAAFEAARRGESLIEVEAAAGAADTAGTPAGGLFGGQDDAGKAPLPVRRRPSADTV
- a CDS encoding AIM24 family protein, coding for MANFRLQGTRVLAVDLAGDAVKAKNGAMVAYDGEMTFKKMTGGGEGLRGLMTRRITGESMAVMEVKGHGTCYFADRATEINLVRLSGEKLYVEASNLLVTEPSLRTGTTFTGLRGASQGNGLFTTTVEGSGQAAIMSDGPAIVLRVSAKTPLVVDPGAYIAHTGGLRQQLQAAVGWRTLIGEGSGESFQLRFEGEGLVYVQPSERVTVGGQL
- a CDS encoding AIM24 family protein; this encodes MPFTRINSKMVEAHIAPGQRVFSQRGAMLAYRGPVTFTPSITGGQGGVMSMIGRRVANEATPLMTVEVPIGPGGPGGTPPGSVMFGHGGHHIHTVDLTGETLYVEADRLLAFDGSLRQGTMFMGSQGGVMGVIRGQVTGQGLFTTTLAGKGSVAFMAHGGVIELPITARGPVHVDPQAYVAHRGDVRNKLTTALGWREMVGRGSGEAFQLELSGNGTVYVQASEEKL